The genomic segment TTCGGGCACAGCGGGGTATGATAAATTTCTCTAAAATTTCATGAGCCGCTCTTCTGGATCGATAGACGCCGTCGAAAAGTCGGCCTAATCGGGTTGTGAGCGATTGGCCCCTTCATTTACTTTGGCCAGATGGTTCTGGTAGGTATAAAGGTTATGAAGCACCCGGGCCGCTATCTCGAAAGAAGAACAGGTGGGGATATGTTTTTCATGAAACCATTCCGCCACTTCCTGGCTAAAGACATCTAAGGCGATGTCTCCCTCCGGTTCCAGGGCCACCAGCAGGGGTTTCTGCATCTCTTCTTTTCCTTTGATTACCTTCTGAAGATATTTAATCAGCCCCGATCTCCCCAGCTCTTTAAAGAACCAGGGGAAATAAAGGTTATAGATTAAGGCGTCAATATTGGGATCATCCCGTAATATCCGGGCCAGACGGGAAAAATGATCTTCTTTTTCAAAAGAGGCGTCCAGCGGATTTTTGACGCTGTTTCCCTGAAGCGGAATAAATGTATTCAGCGATTGAATGCTTTTTTCGGATAATCGCGGGACTTTAAGGCCTTCCTTTTCGGCCATATCGGTCATGGTTACCGAACCTCCGCCGGCCCCGCCCAATATGGCCACATTCAGGCCCTTGGGCAAAGAAGTCATTCTCAGAGCCGCAAAGGTACTCAGGGCTTCCTGCATTGAATGAACGGAAATGATACCGGCTTGCCGGCACATGGCCTCCCAGATTTTTTGGGAACCGGCAATGGCGGCGGTATGGGAAAAGGTTGCCCTGGAACCGCCCTCGGTCTGCCCCCCCTTCCAGACGACGACCGGCTTTTTCGGGGTGATCCGTTTGGCAGACTCGAAAAAGGACCGGCCGTCCCTGAGCCCTTCCAGGTAGGCCCCGATAATATCGATCCTGGAATCCTGGGCAAAATATTCAAGGAACTCATAGGCGCTTACCCCTCTGGCATTTCCGAAACTGACCACCTTGTTAAAATAAATATCTCTTTTGGGGCCTTGAAGGATGAAATGGCTGGCCAGTTGTCCGCTTTGCGAAAAAAAACCAACGTTCCCGGATTTGGTCGGAAATTGATCATTCCAGGCAATTCCTCCCTCGGGGCAATAGATCCCCATACAATTCGGACCGATGATCCTGACCCCGCCTTCTTGAGCGATTGCAACAATCCGATCCTCAATCTCGCTTTGTTCTGAATGACCGGTCTCGGAAAAGCCGGCCGTCAGCAGGTGGACGAATTTTACTCCCTTGGCCACACAATCTTCCATGACCTGAAGGGCCGCACGCGTTGGAATAGTGAAGATGGCGAGGTCTATTGCACCCGGAATGTCGCGGATCCCGGCATAGACTTGATAGCCCAGAATATTCTTGGCCTTAGGGTGAACCGGGTAGATGTCTCCCTGAAAACCCTGATTAAAGGCTCCGGACATAAAGGCGTTTCCGGAACTCCAGCGTTTTCCTTTTTTGGGTGAGGCCCCGACAAAGGCGATATGGCGCGGGTAGAACAGTGTATCCAAGGCATGATCCAATTTCTCAGACATCAAATTCCTCCAGAAATAAAAATATGCGGGGCCGCTGATAAAGGCCGAAGGGTTTTACGACTTCACCACATTCAAACCCTGAATGACCGTATCCGGCAAATTAAAGATGGATCGCAGAATGATATCCGGCCGGATTTCCCCTTCAGGACCGGGGTTCAGGAGCCACCTGGCGGTCATAGTCCCCCCAGACCCCGGCCGGAGAGACACCTCCTGGATCAAGGGCCTGAGATCGATGATTCCCGGTTTTTTACCGGATTTCTCCACCGGCCAGGAGGTGGAAGATAAAAATTCCTGCACCCTTTCTTCGCCCAACAGGGAGGGATTCAATTCCACCCGATATTGATGGGTCTGTCCCTGCGGCAAATGGCTGTTGAGAAGGACTTCGGAGACCTCCAGGATTTGGGTCCCTGGAAATAATTCCCCCGGCAACTGATTTTTAATGGCTTCAGTGGTTTGCCAGCCATAGGATTGGAAATCGACATATTCGCCTTGACTGCTCAACCCGACCGGCAGGGCCGGCCCAAAAGAGAGTCGCGGCATCGGGTGAAAGCCTTCCGAGAAAGTCAGGGGAATCCTGGTCCGGCGTAAAGATCGAATAATGGCCTCTTTCCATTCCAAATGGCCTAAGAATCGGGACGGCCCTTGCTTGGTGATCAGGAGTCGAAACTTTCTCACGGATTCCTTTGGGTAAAAGCTTAAGGGGCGACCCGAAGGGACATCAAACGCTTTAAAGAGAAGGGGTTTAACCTTTAAAGCAGGACAGACCCCGCACTGGTTACACTCCCCCTGACGGCAGTCGGCAGTGGCTAAGCCCGACAACCCCCTTTGATATTCGTTCCAAAGATAGGCCTTATCCACACCGGTATGGATAAAATCCCAGGGCAGCGTCTCTTGTTGGTCCCGGGACTTAAGATAGGTTTGCGGATCGATCCCTTCCTCCTCAAAGGCCTGCCGCCAGTTGTCCCAGGAAAAGTGCTCGCCCCAGCCGTCCAACACACTTCCCTTTTGGAAGGCACGGTAAATAACCCGCCCAAGCCTTTGATCTCCCCGGGACATAATCCCTTCCAGGAAACTCTGCCGGGTATCATTCCATTTGACCTGGATATGCCGGTCCATCAGGGCCGAACGGAGAAAGGTCAGTCGTTCCAGACATTCTTCCATAGACAGTTGAGAGGCCCATTGGAAGGGGGTGTGGGGTTTGGGAATAAACGTGGAAAGGGCTACATGTATTTCGAACCTAAGCCCTTTTTTCCGGACCGCCTTTTTGATCTTCCGGACCAAATCGACCAGCCCTTCCAGATCTTCCCGGGTTTCAGAAGGCAGGCCGATCATAAAGTACAGTTTCAAGACCCGCCAGCCCAGAGAAAAAACCCTTTGAACGGTCTGAAGAATTTCATCCTCGGTGATATTTTTATTGATCACATCCCGCAGACGCTGGGTCCCGGCTTCCGGAGCAATGGTAAAACCGGTTTTGCGGACCCGCAGGATCTGTTCAATAACTTCAGGACCCAGAGTATCGACCCTGAGGGAGGGCAGAGAAACCGCCACCTTTTCCATTTCCCATCGTTCCATCAAGGCCGACAGGAGTTCATTTAAACAGGTATAATCGCCGCTGCTCAGGGAAAGCAGCGTGGCTTCGGCGTATCCGGTCCGGGTTAAACCCTTTTCAAATAATTGATAGACCTGTTCCGGGGAGCGCTCCCGGACCGGTCGATAAAGGATACCGGCCTGGCAAAAACGGCACCCCCGGGTACACCCCCGGGCGATCTCGACACTTAAACGATCATGGATGATCTGTTGATAAGGCAAGGGAGAAATCTCGGGATACCCCACCAGGTTTAAATCCGGGATGATCCGTTTTTCAATGATCGGAGGGTTCCCGGTTTTTGCATGGAAGGACGGGACAAAGACCCCGGACAATTCGGCCAGGGAGGCCAGCAAGGCCTGTCGGTTCCCCCCGCTTTTCTTCCAGGTCAACCAGCTATCCAAAATTTCTTCAATAACGACCTCGCCGTCTCCGATCACCAGGGCGTCAAAAAACCCGGACATGGGTTCGGGATTAAACAGGCAAGGTCCGCCGGCAATCACCAGAGGGTCTTCATCCTTCCGTTCTCCGGCCCAGAGGGGAATCCCGCCCAGGGAAAGCATATTCAAAACATTGGTATAGCCCAATTCATACGGCAGACTGAAGCCGATTATATTGAATTCCTTAAGGGCCAGGCCCGATTCCAGAGAAGGCAACAGGATAGCCCGTTCTTTCATCAACCCAGCCATATCCGGAGCCGGGGCAAAGACCCGCTCGGCCCAGACTTCGGGACGTTGGTTCAGGATATGATACAGTATTTTCATACCCAAATAGGACATGCCGACCTCATAGAGATCGGGGAAGGCCAGGGCAAAACGAAGGCCGACGGTTTCAGGATCTTTAACAACCGAAAAAAGTTCCTGGCCCAAATAACGGCTGGGCCGGCGGATCAGGGGTAGATGGTTCTCTAAAGGATTCGTTTTCATTTATTAATAATATCGTTGGGTTTAAATATTTTTAGATTTAGAATGTGAGGTCAAAAGGAAGGGCTATCTTTTCTAACCTGATTATTTCTCCTTGATCCCTACTCCTATTTATTTTATACTCTTTCCATCGAAAAGCAAGTTCTATCAAAACACCGTTTTTACTTTTCCCCATAATCATCATTTTTAAAAATAAAAATGATGCGTTCGTCAAAAAAATGACGGCTTTGTAAAAAGTCTCCTGGGCCGTCACCCCGGCGAAAGCCGGGGTCCAGAACCAATTGAAAAGACTGTATTCCGGCTTTCGCCGGAATGACGAAATGCGAGTTTTGGCGACTTTTTACAGGTTCATCATAATAAGGATATGGGCTTTATGGCGGCTAACCGGTCTGATCTCAAGGGTTTTTTTTATCCTGAAAGCATTGCCATTTTCGGCGTTTCAACAGGGGCCTATCGATTCGGAGGCCAGAGTTTTCTGGGAAAACTGATCGAATGTCGATACCCTGGAAGGATCTATCCTGTCCATCCCAAAGCAGAAGAAATCCAAGGGCTCAGAGCTTACCCGGACCTGTTGTCCTTACCGGAGGTGCCGGACCTGGCCCTGGTGTGTGTTGCGGCCCAGGCCGTGCCTTCCATTCTGGAGGCTTGCGGCCAAATCGGGCTGAGGCATATCCACATCCTGACTTCGGGCTTCCGGGAAACAGGGACCAGGGAAGGCCGGGACCTGGAAGACCGAATTCGCTCCATTTCGAAGGAAAAGGGGGTGATGGTCATTGGTCCTAACTGCATGGGCCCCTATTGCCCCGGCTCCAGATTAGCCATGTGGGGGGCAATACCGGGAATGAGCGGCCCTCTGGGCGTCATATCCCAAAGTGGGGGCATGACCCAGCGGTTTACCGAATATACCTGCTCTCTGGGCCTGGGGGTGGATAAGGCCGTCAGTTTCGGCAATGGGACCGTTCTTGATAGTTTGGACTTTCTGGAGTTCATGGCCGGGGAGGAAGGGATTGGTCAGATCGCCATGTATCTTGAAAGTATCCGGGATGGGAGAAAATTTTTTAAGCTGGCCGGAGAAGTGAACCGGACAAAACCCATCATTCTTTGGAAGGGAGGCGAATCAGAGGCCGGCGCCCGGACCGCCGCCTCCCATACCGGGGCCCTGGCCGGCGCGGAACGAATCTGGGAGGCTTTTTTCCGTCAGACCGGGGTGACCCGGGTCAGATCCATGGATGAATGGGTGGATGTCAGCCTGGCCTTTGCCTTTCTGCCGGCACCCAAAGGGAAAGGAGTTTTTTTGATCGGTGGTGGGGGCGGAAACAGCGTTACCCAAAGCGACGCCTGTCTGAGAGAGGGGCTGGAGGTCCCCCGGCTCTCCGAGGTCACGATGGAATACCTGGGCCGGACCGTACCGGCAGCCGGATCTATCGGGGGAAATCCCTTAGATATGTTCCGGACCTTCCAGGATGCCGACTACCTGGGGGAGGTACTCGACCTGGCTTATCAAGACCCCGCGGTTTCTATGGTCATTGTGGATCGGATCATCCCCCGGAAGGCCTTTCATCTCCCGAACCTGCCGGATTCAACCCCCCGGGTCATTGAATTTCTGGAGAGCCGGCCCGATCGAAAGCCGACCGTCTTTATAGTGGATGGCGAGGGGGGCGACCTGGACCTGACTGCTGCCGGTGTTGCCCTGAGGTCCCGGTTTTGCAAGGCCGGCATCCCGGCTTACCCTACGCTTCAACGGGCGGCCCGGGCCTTGTGGCATCTTCAGCGCTATTATGCCTATCGGCAAATGGTCTGATCGCGGACACGTCCATCCGGAAAAGGCAATATCCGGATGGAGCGGTCGGCCATCAGCTTTTAGCTATCAGCAAAATCAATTCCTATCCTTGGACCTATCCGGGCAGGAATTGCCCACTATAGACCGGTTCTTTCATCTCGATCAGGTCATCGACCCATCCTCATGAGGCCAACCCCTCGATTAGCTTGTTTGAAAACGAATTCCTTTGATGATTAACATCCTGGCATTCCCTTTCTTCTTTCTTGGTCCTGAATTGTGGTACTTTCACTTTATTGACCTTCGATAAAACTGTTTTTCCTTGGTAGTCAGATCCCTGGCCGTTATTATTCCGGTCTTTTTATACCGCAAAATCCAAACCACCAGAAACGTTCTACGGATGTTCCCTTTGGAAAGAAGCCCAAAGTTTATGCTTGACATAATGCATATAGGTCGATAACTTATATTTTCATGATCGTAAGCTTCAGAGATAAGCGAACGTTGGAATTCGCAAAGGGAAAGCGGGTCAAAGCCTTTGTGGGTTTTGAAACCAAGGCAGAAATGCGGCTTGACCAACTCGATTCGGCCACCTCCTTACTCGACCTGGACTTGCCCGGAAATCGTCTTGAAGCGCTCAAGGGAGACCGTAAGGGCCAATACAGTATCCGCATCAATGACCAATGGCGGATTTGCTTTGAGTGGCCGAAGGGTAGCTCGGGGCCGATCAATGTTCAAATCATCGATTACCATTGAGGTGCATTATGGGACGTAAGGCTATTCATCCCGGCGAACATCTCGCCGAACAACTTCAGGCTCTGGACATGAGCGCGGCTGAATTAGCCCGCAAGCTTAAAGTGCCTACCAATCGCATAACCGAAATCCTGAACGGGCAGCGAAGCGTGACCGGGGACACGGCCTTGCGCCTGGGACATTTCTTCGGAACGAGCCCGGAATTCTGGCTGAACCTGCAGAAGCTATATGAATTGCGTCTGGCCGAGAAGAAATCCGCGGAAATAATCAAGAGCTTGCCGAGACTCACCAGGCCGTCGAATAAACAAGACAACCCTGCTCATCCTTAAACAGGGAATCACCCAAAACAGACCGGTTCTATCCTGTCGATCTGGGCATCGCCCTATCCTCGGAGGGACCCGAGGACTTTCGCAAGAATCTCCTTGCCGACGTCGACATACCGGACTGAGAATTAACCCAAGCGGGAAATCATTAATGAATGGATTGAATGTCCCCTCCGAAATCAGAAGGAATATGAACCTCCAAAGAAAAGAATCATCTAATTCAATAGATACAGATACTGGATCACCGGGGTTGGCTGCGTCAGATCCAAATAAGCCATTACGGCCTTGCCGGTACTGATGGCGGTCAAGGCTACTGCCAATTGTTCCTTCATCTGGTCATATCTGCTGGTCATCCATTTTGTAGTAAAGGCTCCACTGCCGTCAGTAAGACAGATGAAGGTTCCACCGCCCCCTGGGCCGGCCGCATTCACCCAACAGGTGTACCAGGCATCGGCAGCCTGGATTTCGGATTTCAGGGTCAAAAAGGTGATTGCCGTCAATAGGACTAATCCCAGGATAAAAGATTTCTTCTTAAAAGTTGTTCGCATGTACGATCTCCTTATCTTATAATTTGTGTCTGTTGATTTACACATTTTACTATTCTCTTAAAAATCATCATCTCCCTCTGAAAAACATTCCCACCAACTAACACCCTCCGGTCATCTCGCTTCCAATAATAAAAGAGGCAGATAGTCTAACCCACTTTTATGCTTCGGTAAAGAAAATTTGGGTTGACCGTTCTGATCCCAGAGTCCCCAATAAGGACCCCGGAAGGACAGCGAAAGCTTTTCCTTTCTGTCCTCTCAACAGAAAGGAAAAATTATTCCCCCTTTGCGACCTCTGCGCCTCTGCGGTGAGAAAATTTCTTTCAAAAGGATAGATATGAAAAAAATGACAACCTTTTTCGGAATAATTCTTGGTGTTTTATTCTGCCTCGTTTCCACCGCCCCTCCGGCTGCGGCCGCCCCGAAAGCCCTGCTGATCGGTGTCGGCACCTATAAACACCTGCCCTATACGACCCCTAAAGGGGAGAAACTGAATAATCTCAGGGGGCCGGTCAATGACGTTCAAAAAATAAAAGAGGTGTTGGTTTCCGGTTACAACTTTAGTCCGGATAACATTCGGGTTTTAAAGGATCATGAAGCCACCAGAGAGGCCATTCTGAAGAATTTTAATCAGTGGCTGGTCAGGATCTGAAACAAGGTAAAAGCGGACCCCAAACAAGCGTTAAAAATGCCAGACTGAGAGGGTCTCTGGAATCCTTGACCCGTGGGATTGGAGTTGCTACAAGTGAACATAGCGGTAAAGAAGCGGAGAGGAAGCCGTCAGTAATTACTGCCGAAAGGATAGAATTCAAGCATAATTGACGGCTATGTGAGAAGCCTCTCGGACCCGGAAAAAGAATTCTTATTCACCGCAGAGGCGCCAAGTACGCAGAGAGAATTTACTTGCCGGTGCCCTGCTATCAATTGCCCCGGTATCAACCAGAAAAATAGATTCATAAGGATTTTAATGAAAATGGGGCGGGATTCAAACCTGCCCGACAATAGGGGGAGCAAGTTTCAAACTTGCTCCCGCAGTCGAAAACTGATACTCCTCGTTATCCCTTCCGCACTCTTCCTAAAAACACCTTGACATCGATGATCTGGATCCCATAAAATTGTTTCAGGTTCCTTAAGTGCGGGTCCCGGGAGATAATAAAAT from the Deltaproteobacteria bacterium genome contains:
- a CDS encoding CoA-binding protein; protein product: MSEKLDHALDTLFYPRHIAFVGASPKKGKRWSSGNAFMSGAFNQGFQGDIYPVHPKAKNILGYQVYAGIRDIPGAIDLAIFTIPTRAALQVMEDCVAKGVKFVHLLTAGFSETGHSEQSEIEDRIVAIAQEGGVRIIGPNCMGIYCPEGGIAWNDQFPTKSGNVGFFSQSGQLASHFILQGPKRDIYFNKVVSFGNARGVSAYEFLEYFAQDSRIDIIGAYLEGLRDGRSFFESAKRITPKKPVVVWKGGQTEGGSRATFSHTAAIAGSQKIWEAMCRQAGIISVHSMQEALSTFAALRMTSLPKGLNVAILGGAGGGSVTMTDMAEKEGLKVPRLSEKSIQSLNTFIPLQGNSVKNPLDASFEKEDHFSRLARILRDDPNIDALIYNLYFPWFFKELGRSGLIKYLQKVIKGKEEMQKPLLVALEPEGDIALDVFSQEVAEWFHEKHIPTCSSFEIAARVLHNLYTYQNHLAKVNEGANRSQPD
- a CDS encoding TIGR03960 family B12-binding radical SAM protein, giving the protein MKTNPLENHLPLIRRPSRYLGQELFSVVKDPETVGLRFALAFPDLYEVGMSYLGMKILYHILNQRPEVWAERVFAPAPDMAGLMKERAILLPSLESGLALKEFNIIGFSLPYELGYTNVLNMLSLGGIPLWAGERKDEDPLVIAGGPCLFNPEPMSGFFDALVIGDGEVVIEEILDSWLTWKKSGGNRQALLASLAELSGVFVPSFHAKTGNPPIIEKRIIPDLNLVGYPEISPLPYQQIIHDRLSVEIARGCTRGCRFCQAGILYRPVRERSPEQVYQLFEKGLTRTGYAEATLLSLSSGDYTCLNELLSALMERWEMEKVAVSLPSLRVDTLGPEVIEQILRVRKTGFTIAPEAGTQRLRDVINKNITEDEILQTVQRVFSLGWRVLKLYFMIGLPSETREDLEGLVDLVRKIKKAVRKKGLRFEIHVALSTFIPKPHTPFQWASQLSMEECLERLTFLRSALMDRHIQVKWNDTRQSFLEGIMSRGDQRLGRVIYRAFQKGSVLDGWGEHFSWDNWRQAFEEEGIDPQTYLKSRDQQETLPWDFIHTGVDKAYLWNEYQRGLSGLATADCRQGECNQCGVCPALKVKPLLFKAFDVPSGRPLSFYPKESVRKFRLLITKQGPSRFLGHLEWKEAIIRSLRRTRIPLTFSEGFHPMPRLSFGPALPVGLSSQGEYVDFQSYGWQTTEAIKNQLPGELFPGTQILEVSEVLLNSHLPQGQTHQYRVELNPSLLGEERVQEFLSSTSWPVEKSGKKPGIIDLRPLIQEVSLRPGSGGTMTARWLLNPGPEGEIRPDIILRSIFNLPDTVIQGLNVVKS
- a CDS encoding CoA-binding protein, with amino-acid sequence MAANRSDLKGFFYPESIAIFGVSTGAYRFGGQSFLGKLIECRYPGRIYPVHPKAEEIQGLRAYPDLLSLPEVPDLALVCVAAQAVPSILEACGQIGLRHIHILTSGFRETGTREGRDLEDRIRSISKEKGVMVIGPNCMGPYCPGSRLAMWGAIPGMSGPLGVISQSGGMTQRFTEYTCSLGLGVDKAVSFGNGTVLDSLDFLEFMAGEEGIGQIAMYLESIRDGRKFFKLAGEVNRTKPIILWKGGESEAGARTAASHTGALAGAERIWEAFFRQTGVTRVRSMDEWVDVSLAFAFLPAPKGKGVFLIGGGGGNSVTQSDACLREGLEVPRLSEVTMEYLGRTVPAAGSIGGNPLDMFRTFQDADYLGEVLDLAYQDPAVSMVIVDRIIPRKAFHLPNLPDSTPRVIEFLESRPDRKPTVFIVDGEGGDLDLTAAGVALRSRFCKAGIPAYPTLQRAARALWHLQRYYAYRQMV
- a CDS encoding type II toxin-antitoxin system RelE/ParE family toxin, encoding MIVSFRDKRTLEFAKGKRVKAFVGFETKAEMRLDQLDSATSLLDLDLPGNRLEALKGDRKGQYSIRINDQWRICFEWPKGSSGPINVQIIDYH
- a CDS encoding HigA family addiction module antidote protein, translated to MGRKAIHPGEHLAEQLQALDMSAAELARKLKVPTNRITEILNGQRSVTGDTALRLGHFFGTSPEFWLNLQKLYELRLAEKKSAEIIKSLPRLTRPSNKQDNPAHP
- a CDS encoding caspase family protein, producing MKKMTTFFGIILGVLFCLVSTAPPAAAAPKALLIGVGTYKHLPYTTPKGEKLNNLRGPVNDVQKIKEVLVSGYNFSPDNIRVLKDHEATREAILKNFNQWLVRI